A region of Paenibacillus sp. 37 DNA encodes the following proteins:
- a CDS encoding ABC transporter ATP-binding protein — protein MKNLFLRKRPAKSQSGDEHQQEETPLEASTESGENTYISDPAHPTSEASLSESGIGSDEVAATAVTTVDEPQKKIKPKKDMLPPYDGPVLEVRNVHRSFQTGSRIIHVLKGIDMEVNPQQLVMLKGRSGSGKTTLLNMLGGLDQPSSGDILFSGQPLQDWGDRRRTALRRKEIGFIFQAYALMPLLSAWENVELSLRMADVPRAEWKDRVGHCLDLVGLSKRVKHRPFEMSGGEQQRVAIAKAIAHRPRLLLADEPTAELDSKMGAQVMAVFRNIIEVEQVTICMTTHDPTILEVADHVYEMADGRFIK, from the coding sequence ATGAAGAATTTATTTCTCAGAAAAAGACCTGCCAAGAGCCAGTCAGGCGATGAACATCAACAAGAGGAAACACCGTTGGAAGCATCGACGGAGTCGGGGGAAAATACATACATAAGTGACCCAGCGCACCCGACAAGTGAAGCATCTTTATCTGAAAGTGGAATTGGTTCGGATGAAGTGGCTGCAACGGCTGTCACCACCGTTGATGAACCCCAGAAGAAGATCAAACCAAAGAAGGATATGTTGCCTCCATATGATGGACCTGTACTGGAGGTGCGTAACGTGCATCGCAGTTTCCAGACAGGCAGTCGCATTATCCATGTGCTCAAAGGCATTGATATGGAAGTGAATCCGCAACAACTAGTCATGCTGAAGGGGCGATCGGGCTCAGGCAAAACAACACTGCTGAATATGCTCGGTGGACTGGATCAGCCTTCAAGTGGAGACATTCTGTTCTCTGGCCAGCCTCTTCAGGATTGGGGAGACCGGCGGCGAACCGCTTTGCGGCGCAAAGAGATCGGTTTTATTTTTCAGGCATATGCACTCATGCCCTTATTATCTGCTTGGGAAAATGTAGAACTGTCGCTGCGAATGGCGGACGTTCCGCGAGCGGAGTGGAAGGACAGGGTTGGTCACTGTCTGGATCTGGTTGGACTATCCAAACGGGTGAAGCACCGGCCCTTCGAGATGTCCGGGGGAGAACAACAGCGGGTGGCTATAGCCAAGGCGATTGCCCATAGACCCAGATTGTTGCTTGCGGATGAGCCTACAGCGGAACTGGATTCCAAGATGGGCGCTCAGGTCATGGCCGTATTCCGCAATATTATTGAAGTAGAACAAGTAACGATATGT
- the pyrE gene encoding orotate phosphoribosyltransferase yields the protein MIELNEIPNHIASQLLKIKAVALRPQQPFTWTSGIKSPIYCDNRLTMSYPEIRNDIAEAFATIIRNQYPDAEVIAGTATAGIPHAAWVAQKLDLPMAYIRDKAKGHGKENLIEGLITEGQKVVVIEDLISTGGSSIKAAEAVRVAGATPLAVLAIFSYQLDKGVKAFEDAGIPLQTLSNYTALMDVALAQGTIQESDFELLKSWREDPSSFGK from the coding sequence ATGATCGAACTGAATGAGATTCCGAATCATATTGCTTCCCAACTGTTGAAAATTAAAGCCGTGGCGTTACGTCCGCAGCAGCCATTTACATGGACATCCGGCATCAAATCACCAATATACTGCGATAACCGCTTAACGATGTCCTATCCGGAGATTCGCAACGATATCGCTGAAGCCTTTGCAACGATTATTCGGAACCAATACCCGGATGCAGAAGTCATTGCAGGTACGGCAACTGCGGGTATCCCACATGCTGCCTGGGTGGCTCAGAAGCTGGATCTGCCGATGGCCTACATTCGTGATAAAGCGAAAGGACACGGCAAGGAGAACTTGATTGAAGGTCTGATTACCGAAGGACAGAAAGTGGTTGTCATCGAAGATCTGATCTCTACAGGTGGAAGCTCGATCAAAGCAGCCGAAGCTGTACGCGTTGCAGGTGCAACACCGTTGGCTGTGCTTGCCATCTTCAGCTACCAGCTTGATAAAGGTGTTAAAGCATTTGAAGATGCTGGAATTCCACTTCAGACGCTATCTAATTACACCGCGCTGATGGATGTGGCTTTGGCCCAGGGAACGATTCAGGAAAGCGATTTTGAATTGCTAAAATCCTGGCGTGAAGATCCTTCTTCATTTGGTAAATAA
- the pyrF gene encoding orotidine-5'-phosphate decarboxylase produces MNQASLNEMAGRLMVALDYPGAEEAKALVQALEGIPCYLKVGMQLFYAAGPDFIRELKSKGYSVFLDVKMHDIPNTVRGGAESITRLGVDMFNVHAAGGTIMMRAAREGAEAAIAADPSLSKPEIIAVTQLTSTSLETMNNEIGIPGSVEAAVVRYAGLAQEAGLDGVVASPLEVPAIRAACGSAFHTVTPGIRPAGSGLGDQTRVLTPGEAIARGSHYIVVGRPITGAPNPREAAETILKEMLNA; encoded by the coding sequence ATGAATCAAGCGAGTTTGAATGAAATGGCTGGCCGTCTGATGGTGGCACTCGATTATCCTGGAGCGGAAGAAGCGAAAGCATTGGTACAAGCTCTTGAAGGCATTCCCTGTTATCTGAAAGTGGGTATGCAGCTGTTCTACGCAGCAGGACCGGACTTCATTCGGGAGCTGAAATCCAAAGGTTATTCCGTTTTTCTGGATGTGAAAATGCATGACATTCCCAACACCGTTCGTGGCGGTGCTGAGAGTATCACACGTCTTGGGGTAGACATGTTTAATGTGCATGCCGCGGGTGGAACGATCATGATGCGTGCTGCACGTGAAGGTGCTGAGGCAGCAATCGCTGCCGATCCTTCCCTTAGCAAGCCCGAGATCATTGCAGTCACCCAACTCACCAGTACAAGTCTGGAAACGATGAATAACGAGATTGGCATCCCGGGAAGTGTGGAAGCTGCTGTGGTCCGTTATGCAGGACTGGCCCAAGAGGCCGGACTGGATGGGGTTGTTGCTTCTCCACTGGAAGTGCCCGCAATTCGGGCAGCGTGTGGCAGTGCTTTTCACACCGTTACACCAGGAATTCGTCCAGCGGGTAGTGGTCTGGGAGATCAGACACGAGTCTTGACGCCGGGTGAAGCCATTGCCAGAGGAAGTCATTACATTGTTGTAGGCAGACCCATTACAGGCGCTCCCAATCCGCGTGAAGCGGCAGAAACTATTTTGAAGGAGATGTTGAACGCATGA